The Acanthochromis polyacanthus isolate Apoly-LR-REF ecotype Palm Island chromosome 17, KAUST_Apoly_ChrSc, whole genome shotgun sequence genome has a window encoding:
- the stoml3b gene encoding stomatin (EPB72)-like 3b, with protein MEMENQMESQKRRGRSNDNLISDRTGALGCVGWTIVILSGLFTFLLFPLTIWFCFRIVQEYERAVIFRVGRIKDRKPKGPGVFFILPCTDSFVKVDLRTVSFDIPPQEILTKDSVTVSVDGVVYFRVSDPIASVANVSNADFSTRLLAQTTLRNVLGTKNLAELLSDREGIAHSMQSNLDEATDHWGIKVERVEIKDVKLPHQLQRAMAAEAEAAREARAKVIAAEGEMNASRALKEASLVIAESPSALQLRYLQTLNTIASEKNSTIIFPLPMDVMSHFMRK; from the exons ATGGAAATGGAGAACCAAATGGAAAGTCagaagagaagaggaaggagcAATGACAACCTCATTT cCGATCGAACGGGGGCATTAGGATGCGTTGGTTGGACCATTGTCATACTCTCTGGCTTGTTCACTTTTCTCCTCTTCCCCCTGACAATCTGGTTTTGTTTCAGG ATAGTTCAGGAGTACGAGCGTGCTGTCATCTTCAGAGTGGGCCGCATAAAAGACAGGAAGCCTAAAGGACCAG GAGTCTTCTTCATTTTGCCGTGCACTGATTCCTTTGTGAAAGTGGATCTGCGAACAGTTTCTTTTGATATCCCACCGCAAGAG ATCCTGACCAAGGATTCAGTGACAGTTAGTGTGGACGGTGTGGTGTACTTCCGGGTCAGTGACCCCATCGCGTCGGTGGCCAACGTGTCTAATGCTGACTTTTCCACCCGTCTGCTGGCACAAACCACCCTCCGAAATGTCCTGGGAACTAAGAACCTTGCTGAGCTTCTGTCTGACCGTGAGGGCATTGCTCATAGCATGCAG AGTAACCTGGATGAAGCCACAGACCACTGGGGCATCAAAGTGGAGCGCGTGGAGATTAAAGACGTGAAGCTGCcacatcagctgcagagagCCATGGCTGCTGAAGCAGAGGCTGCGCGAGAGGCCAGAGCTAAG GTGATTGCAGCAGAGGGTGAGATGAATGCATCACGTGCCCTGAAGGAGGCGTCCCTCGTGATTGCTGAGTCTCCATCAGCCCTGCAGCTCCGTTACCTGCAGACCCTCAACACCATCGCGTCAGAGAAGAACTCCACCATCATCTTCCCTCTGCCCATGGACGTGATGTCTCACTTCATGCGGAAGTGA